A single Anopheles maculipalpis chromosome 3RL, idAnoMacuDA_375_x, whole genome shotgun sequence DNA region contains:
- the LOC126561164 gene encoding clavesin-1-like gives MAFVFDIRTQLANMTQDWIELRTGEKISLSRTRTFKGTRAQRNSELTDKIDLNKAPENYAPYTFNLSDKFKIMAQDELREDDDMRDNALKQFREWIAKHPLIRKCRTDAPFLLRFLRTKKFSIPAATEMFEKYLTIRQVYPHWFFKLDINDPDLEAIIDSGYLFPLPERDEQGRKIIFSNAGKFDTSRFTSAQLIKIHSMVLEALQDEEESQISGYIHVTDDSELNIGFLGIWSFTDIRNLAHCVQNSLPMRQKENHFVNLPSFANKLSEFILSVLSEKLRNRVFVHRGWDELKTKINPKLLPKEYGGTVPVAECVALFKKQLKERRDVVLALDEMEIEINKSTIPWADSTDADIASGVIGSFRKLEVD, from the exons ATGGCATTCGTGTTCGACATTCGCACACAGCTGGCAAACATGACACAAGACTGGATTGAACTGCGGACGGGAGAAAAGATCTCACTTTCAAGAACTCGTACCTTTAAGGGCACTCGCGCACAGCGAAACAGCGAAT TGACCGATAAAATCGACCTCAACAAAGCACCTGAAAACTATGCCCCGTACACCTTCAATCTTTCGGACAAGTTCAAAATTATGGCACAGGATGAGTTGCGCGAAGATGACGATATGCGTGACAACGCACTGAAGCAGTTCCGCGAATGGATCGCCAAACATCCACTGATCCGCAAGTGTCGTACCGATGCACCGTTCCTGTTGAGATTCTTACGGACGAAAAAGTTCTCCATTCCGGCCGCGACAGAGATGTTCGAGAAGTACCTAACGATCAGACAGGTCTATCCGCATTGGTTCTTCAAGCTCGACATTAATGATCCGGATCTGGAGGCGATCATCGACAGTGGCTATCTGTTCCCGCTGCCAGAGCGTGATGAGCAGGGCCGGAAGATTATCTTCTCCAACGCGGGAAAGTTTGATACGAGTCGGTTCACCTCGGCTCAGCTGATTAAAATTCACTCGATGGTGCTGGAGGCGCTACAGGACGAGGAAGAGTCACAGATCTCGGGCTACATTCACGTGACGGATGATTCGGAGCTGAATATTGGATTTTTGGGCATTTGGTCGTTTACGGATATCCGCAATCTGGCCCACTGTGTGCAAAACTCGTTGCCGATGCGTCAGAAGGAGAATCACTTCGTTAACCTGCCCTCGTTCGCGAACAAGCTGTCCGAGTTCATTCTGTCGGTGTTGAGCGAGAAGCTGCGCAACCGTGTCTTTGTGCATCGAGGCTGGGATGAGCTGAAGACGAAGATCAATCCGAAACTGCTGCCCAAGGAGTACGGTGGcactgtgccggtggcggagTGTGTCGCACTGTTCAAGAAGCAGCTCAAGGAGCGCCGTGATGTTGTGCTAGCGTTGGACGAGATGGAGATCGAGATCAACAAGAGTACGATCCCGTGGGCTGACAGTACGGATGCGGACATTGCGAGTGGTGTCATCGGAAGCTTCCGCAAGCTGGAAGTGGACTAA